The following are encoded together in the Thunnus thynnus chromosome 15, fThuThy2.1, whole genome shotgun sequence genome:
- the tmem200b gene encoding transmembrane protein 200A: MKTRGVTPSSPSRRRKSRFTLRGRKKKDGVVQGKLRIRSMPGAFLVLGVVVVVVGTALAVAGYWPYRISRSSILGATGGESQSSGWSLGAKGLLSTASLIHSERMKLLGPVIMGVGLFILICANTVLYENRDRETQMLLAQMRSVICSVSAAVPSADLKEIAAANSMAKHYQWVSSLPAAHLNILCLQQLASSEPLLQTRQPSDQEDSMEGIYQQAVLQTEALHHQESEPPPSIHTNSCNSSQTDFNGQSGAEHGGSANFNPQPALLINLNNCLVSASSMSTLGVDEVDIPAAQPRRCHSMSYRTNPYIAQTAVRLEKGLHTPGQEGRTNQSAVTRREPSSQVCVNIPGQVVDAVEEQTHRSWPRLDLGSGRRYLKLENKEDSVDKLLDQLEQQCSQWDKSFGSGPFQ; this comes from the coding sequence ATGAAAACCCGAGGCGTTACACCATCTTCACCCTCCCGCCGGCGGAAGTCTCGCTTCACCTTACGAGGCAGAAAGAAGAAGGACGGGGTTGTTCAAGGCAAGCTTCGTATCCGCTCCATGCCTGGAGCCTTCCTGGTGCTAGGGGTCGTTGTGGTGGTTGTTGGCACTGCTCTAGCTGTGGCAGGATATTGGCCCTACCGGATTTCAAGGTCGTCCATTCTGGGAGCCACTGGAGGGGAGTCGCAATCTTCAGGCTGGAGTCTTGGTGCTAAAGGCCTCCTGTCCACAGCCAGCCTAATCCACAGCGAGCGGATGAAGCTGCTGGGTCCCGTCATCATGGGGGTGGGACTCTTCATCCTCATCTGTGCCAACACAGTCCTGTATGAGAACAGGGACAGAGAGACTCAGATGCTGCTGGCTCAGATGCGCAGTGTTATCTGCTCTGTGTCCGCCGCTGTGCCCTCAGCGGACCTTAAAGAAATAGCAGCAGCCAACTCCATGGCCAAACACTACCAGTGGGTGAGCAGTTTACCAGCTGCCCACCTCAACATCCTCTGCTTGCAGCAGCTGGCCAGCTCTGAGCCCCTGCTCCAGACCAGACAGCCCAGTGACCAGGAGGACAGCATGGAGGGCATCTACCAGCAAGCTGTCCTCCAGACAGAAGCCCTGCACCACCAGGAGTCAGAGCCTCCGCCTTCCATCCACACCAACTCATGTAACTCCAGCCAGACAGACTTTAACGGACAGTCTGGTGCTGAGCATGGGGGCAGTGCCAACTTCAACCCCCAGCCTGCCCTGCTCATCAATCTCAACAACTGCCTGGTGTCTGCCAGCTCCATGTCCACCCTGGGGGTGGATGAGGTGGATATCCCAGCTGCTCAGCCAAGGCGCTGCCACAGCATGAGCTACAGGACTAACCCTTACATAGCCCAAACTGCAGTACGTCTGGAGAAAGGCCTCCACACTCCTGGACAGGAAGGTCGAACAAATCAGTCAGCAGTCACAAGGAGAGAGCCCAGTTCACAGGTCTGTGTGAACATTCCTGGGCAGGTTGTGGATGCAGTGGAGGAGCAGACTCATCGAAGCTGGCCTCGGCTAGACCTGGGCAGCGGGAGACGGTACCTGAAACTGGAGAACAAAGAGGACTCAGTGGACAAACTGCTGGACCAGTTAGAGCAGCAGTGTTCTCAGTGGGATAAGAGTTTTGGCTCGGGGCCTTTCCAGTGA